From Cucumis melo cultivar AY chromosome 1, USDA_Cmelo_AY_1.0, whole genome shotgun sequence, a single genomic window includes:
- the LOC103492649 gene encoding guanine nucleotide-binding protein-like NSN1, with product MVKRSKKSKSKRVSLKKKYKIIRKVKEHHKKKAKEAKKLSFKGKSKVEKDPGIPNDWPFKEQELKALEARRARALDEMEQKKAARKERAQKRKLGLLDADNMDSVDQSLGEIKDGNSSAGPARNHDNSDRVFFKELVKVIEASDVILEVLDARDPLGTRCIDMEKMVMKAGPNKHLVLLLNKIDLVPREAVEKWLNYLREELPAVAFKCSTQEQRSNLGWKSSKASKTKTSNLLQRSDCLGAETLIKLLKNYSRSYEIKKSITVGVIGLPNVGKSSLINSLKRSHVVNVGATPGLTRSMQEVHLDNNVKLLDCPGVVMLRSKENEPSIALRNCKRIEKLEDPVASVKEILKLCPSKTLVTLYKLSNFDTVDDFLQKVAVIRGKLKKGGIVDIGAAARIVLHDWNEGKIPYYTMPPIRSQVEPSEARIVTELGKDFNINEVYGGESSFIGSLKSVNDFNPVEVPPSCPLNFDENMQEPNNENVERSIQDGKVLGNAMDNSEDELMEQEEKDDGDTSKVMERDATSKQNEKLYSVEGILNTKMRRAEKKRRKKANNSISSVSTDAMEDDDYDFKVDFKKN from the exons ATGGTAAAGAGGAGCAAAA AGAGTAAAAGCAAGAGGGTTAGTTTAAAGAAGAAATACAAGATCATTAGAAAGGTGAAGGAGCATCACAAGAAGAAGGCAAAAGAAGCCAAGAAGCTAAGCTTCAAGGGGAAGAGCAAAGTTGAGAAGGATCCGGGTATTCCCAATGATTGGCCCTTTAAGGAACAGGAGCTCAAGGCTCTTGAAGCTCGTCGGGCCCGTGCTCTTGATGAGATGGAGCAGAAGAAAGCAGCTCGGAAGGAGAGg GCTCAAAAGAGGAAGTTGGGGTTGCTAGATGCTGATAATATGGATTCTGTAGATCAAAGTTTAGGAGAGATCAAGGATGGAAATAGCTCTGCAGGGCCAGCCCGGAATCATG ATAACTCCGACAGGGTTTTCTTCAAGGAATTGGTCAAAGTCATTGAGGCATCAGATGTTATTTTAGAAGTTCTGGATGCACGAGATCCGCTTGGCACCCGTTGTATTGATATGGAGAAGATGGTGATGAAAGCGGGTCCTAATAAACATCTTGTTCTACTTCTGAATAAAATTG ATCTTGTACCTCGTGAGGCTGTTGAGAAGTGGCTTAATTATCTGAGAGAAGAATTGCCTGCTGTTGCCTTCAAGTGTAGCACGCAAGAACAAAGGTCCAACTTAGGTTGGAAATCTTCAAAGGCATCTAAAACGAAAACAAGCAATTTATTGCAGAGGAGTGACTGCCTTGGAGCTGAAACTCTAATTAAACTGTTGAAGAATTACTCAAGAAGTTACGAG ATTAAAAAATCAATAACCGTGGGTGTTATTGGCCTGCCTAATGTTGGCAAAAGCAGTCTTATCAACAGTTTGAAGAGATCCCACGTTGTCAACGTTGGTGCTACACCAGGATTAACAAGATCGATGCAAGAGGTCCATTTAGACAACAATGTCAAGCTGTTGGATTGCCCTGGTGTTGTGATGCTAAGATCTAAAGAAAACGAGCCATCTATAGCTTTGAGGAATTGCAAAAGAATTGAAAAGTTGGAAGATCCCGTTGCTTCTG TTAAGGAGATCTTGAAGCTCTGTCCTTCCAAAACCTTAGTAACTCTATATAAGCTTTCAAACTTCGATACGGTCGACGATTTTCTGCAAAAGGTAGCTGTTATTCGGGGCAAACTTAAGAAAGGGGGAATTGTGGATATTGGAGCTGCTGCTAGAATTGTTCTACATGATTGGAACGAAG GTAAAATTCCATATTACACAATGCCACCCATTAGAAGTCAGGTAGAGCCTTCAGAGGCAAGGATTGTCACCGAACTCGGGAAAGATTTCAACATTAACGAAGTTTATGGTGGTGAATCTTCATTCATTGGAAGCCTCAAGTCAGTTAATGATTTCAATCCAGTTGAAGTTCCTCCTAGCTGTCCACTGAATTTTGATGAGAACATGCAAGAGCCAAAT aATGAGAATGTTGAGCGGTCTATACAAGATGGCAAAGTCTTGGGGAATGCAATGGATAATAGTGAGGATGAATTGATGGAGCAAGAAGAGAAAGACGACGGCGACACGAGCAAAGTAATGGAACGAGATGCAACTAGCAAACAAAACGAAAAGTTGTATTCAGTAGAAGGTATTTTAAATACAAAAATGCGGAGAGcagagaagaaaaggagaaagaagGCTAACAATAGTATATCATCAGTGTCTACAGATGCTATGGAAGATGATGACTACGATTTTAAAGTggatttcaaaaaaaattga
- the LOC103492650 gene encoding F-box/kelch-repeat protein SKIP30-like, whose product MSGLIEGLPDAISLRCLAYIPYYLHPKLALVSRSWKAAIRSVELFRARQEVGFSEDFLCVCSYHPNNTWQLYDPLPNHWMTLPELPSKRMHLGNFCTVSTSQKLFVLGGRSIAVDPVTGDRDDNFSTNEVWSFDPITRMWSMRAPMLVPRAMFACCVVDGKIIVAGGFTSKSKSTSKAEMYDSEKDVWTLLPDLLQTHDSTCNGWVIRGKMHIVYNGVSTVQVLDSLEMKWRVEDYGWLPGLKAVVGDSLYVMSLTQGVVFKQYGRAWKVFVLATQFLQRIGMAVVGFRGDLYAIGGVIHPNRTGGDLTKLSDVHVLNLRDEEPTWHSAAQMSRCQGTVLGCTELRI is encoded by the coding sequence atGTCTGGCTTGATTGAAGGACTCCCTGATGCAATTTCTCTTAGATGCCTTGCTTATATCCCATACTATCTCCACCCCAAATTGGCACTTGTTTCTCGCTCGTGGAAAGCTGCTATTCGTAGCGTTGAACTGTTTAGAGCTCGACAGGAAGTTGGTTTTTCCGAGGATTTTCTATGTGTATGCTCTTACCATCCAAATAACACATGGCAACTTTATGACCCTCTTCCAAACCATTGGATGACCCTCCCTGAACTTCCCTCAAAAAGAATGCATCTTGGGAATTTTTGCACCGTCTCCACTTCTCAAAAGCTATTTGTTCTTGGTGGTCGCAGCATTGCTGTTGATCCAGTGACCGGTGACCGTGATGACAACTTTTCAACCAATGAGGTCTGGTCCTTTGACCCCATAACTCGAATGTGGTCTATGCGAGCACCAATGCTCGTGCCACGTGCTATGTTTGCCTGTTGTGTTGTGGATGGAAAAATTATAGTTGCAGGTGGCTTCACCAGCAAATCAAAATCAACTTCTAAAGCAGAAATGTACGACTCTGAGAAGGATGTTTGGACTCTATTACCTGATCTACTTCAAACCCATGATTCAACCTGCAATGGATGGGTGATTAGAGGAAAAATGCACATTGTGTACAATGGGGTGTCCACAGTGCAAGTTCTTGACAGTTTGGAAATGAAATGGAGAGTCGAGGATTACGGTTGGCTTCCTGGTCTGAAGGCTGTTGTTGGAGATTCACTCTATGTCATGAGCCTAACACAAGGAGTTGTCTTCAAGCAATATGGACGAGCCTGGAAAGTTTTTGTTTTGGCAACTCAGTTTCTCCAACGGATTGGGATGGCAGTGGTTGGTTTTAGAGGGGACTTGTATGCAATTGGAGGTGTAATTCACCCGAACCGCACCGGTGGAGATCTTACGAAACTATCTGATGTGCATGTTCTTAACCTGAGGGATGAGGAACCAACTTGGCATAGTGCTGCTCAAATGAGTCGATGCCAAGGAACTGTTCTTGGGTGCACAGAGTTGAGAATATAG